One window of the Triticum dicoccoides isolate Atlit2015 ecotype Zavitan chromosome 3B, WEW_v2.0, whole genome shotgun sequence genome contains the following:
- the LOC119278157 gene encoding uncharacterized protein LOC119278157 — MKAADQSHAPPVPRPFRRAKQPSTTSRHEGEGGGADRRRRPSRRGGTSKRGRGRPHHLLRPCSSNWGATRARTGAAAAAAALNTSNQDLSSTCAHIQILPSRGCDDDSNPRGKLSPSTCAQIQIVPSRGCDDELNPRKKHLLRPSLSIIQKRGRRRPHHLLRPCSSQPDDSKIPEQKHMLRPCLSIQPPTNYCWGAKRSRTNNNNWRDWSNLDDGPLGLIAERVLAFDVADYLRFRAVCRPWRHCSTEPHTHGGLDRRFHPWRWVLLREPLAAPNRRCFLNSFTGEFIQVDLPELLDHELLAVTPEGLLVLLHDHNHVRLLNPLTRHVTELPPLTTLLPSKHHVMLSYFNIDDFLATGSGIASDDSTVVLCFNRFRILGMAKPGDDHWILLKYNHDGFTYTPLMFAGRFYYVKVDGVMALQICPNQPPRLEVAAKLNMHVSPISEGLHLVNSCGDLMLIHRQTVPLTSLDKSCYQYDMYRVNLDTGTLLPVKSLGGGAGRAMFWGMHCSFSVPLEVFPSGSISADTIYPSFDFTERSLLEVGAYHLLDGHIDRPSGLLQRPNTLVDCLSLSNTVDDE, encoded by the exons ATGAAAGCCGCCGACCAATCCCATGCCCCCCCTGTCCCTCGTCCCTTCCGTCGGGCGAAGCAGCCAAGCACCACCTCTCGCCACGAGGGCGAAGGCGGAGGAGCCGATAGAAGGAGAAGACCATCTCGGCGTGGCGGTACCTCGAAGCGAGGAAGAGGGCGGCCTCATCATCTTCTGCGACCTTGCTCCTCCAATTGGGGGGCGACGCGCGCACGCACaggggcggcggcagcagcggcagcGCTCAACACCAGCAACCAAGATTTGTCATCAACCTGTGCTCATATCCAGATCCTCCCCTCCCGGGGATGTGATGATGATTCGAATCCAAGGGGGAAACTTTCCCCCTCAACCTGTGCTCAGATCCAGATCGTCCCCTCCCGGGGATGTGACGATGAATTGAATCCAAGGAAGAAACATCTGCTGCGCCCTAGTCTCTCCATCATCCAGAAGCGAGGAAGAAGGCGGCCTCATCATCTTCTGCGACCTTGCTCCAGCCAGCCCGACGATTCGAAGATACCAGAGCAGAAACATATGCTGCGCCCTTGTCTCTCGATCCAGCCGCCCACAAATTATTGTTGGGGGGCAAAACGCTCGCGGACGAACAACAACAACTG GAGGGACTGGTCCAACCTAGACGATGGGCCGTTAGGTCTGATCGCTGAGCGCGTTCTCGCATTTGACGTCGCCGACTATCTCCGCTTCCGTGCCGTGTGCCGTCCATGGCGGCACTGTTCCACAGAACCGCACACCCATGGCGGGCTTGACCGCCGGTTCCATCCCTGGCGGTGGGTACTGCTCCGCGAACCACTAGCTGCTCCAAACCGCCGTTGCTTCCTGAACTCCTTCACCGGCGAGTTCATCCAAGTGgacctcccggagctccttgaccATGAGCTTCTTGCTGTCACCCCGGAGGGCCTCCTTGTCCTGCTCCACGACCACAACCACGTCCGCCTGCTCAACCCGCTCACGCGTCACGTCACAGAGCTACCACCGCTCACCACGCTGCTTCCTTCTAAACACCATGTCATGCTTTCCTATTTCAACATAGACGACTTCTTAGCGACAGGCTCTGGCATTGCTAGTGATGATTCAACAGTGGTGCTCTGCTTCAATAGGTTCCGCATTCTTGGCATGGCAAAGCCCGGTGATGACCACTGGATTTTGCTGAAGTACAACCATGATGGGTTCACATACACACCCTTAATGTTTGCAGGGCGCTTCTACTATGTTAAGGTTGATGGTGTCATGGCGCTGCAAATCTGTCCTAACCAGCCACCACGGCTGGAGGTGGCTGCCAAGCTGAATATGCATGTCTCACCAATTTCGGAAGGGTTGCACCTCGTCAACAGTTGTGGTGACTTGATGCTGATCCACCGTCAGACTGTTCCATTGACGTCGCTGGATAAATCGTGTTATCAGTATGACATGTATCGAGTGAATTTGGATACCGGAACACTATTACCAGTCAAGAGCTTGGGTGGTGGCGCGGGGCGAGCGATGTTCTGGGGCATGCATTGCTCTTTCTCGGTGCCTCTAGAGGTTTTTCCCTCTGGCTCCATTAGCGCTGACACCATCTACCCGAGCTTTGACTTTACTGAGAGAAGCCTGTTAGAAGTTGGAGCATATCATCTCCTGGATGGACACATTGATCGACCATCTGGCTTGTTGCAGCGGCCGAATACTCTGGTTGACTGTCTATCTTTGTCCAATACGGTTGATGATGAGTAG